The following proteins are encoded in a genomic region of Clostridium kluyveri:
- the spoIIAB gene encoding anti-sigma F factor → MYDNSMKIEFISKSQNESFARVSVAAFVSQLDPTLDELTDVKTAVSEAVTNSIIHGYENKEGIVKIEASIKGRELILIVEDNGIGIENIDVAMQPLYTSKPELERSGMGFTVMETFMDSLQVESEKNKGTRLIMKKVFNSLS, encoded by the coding sequence ATGTATGATAACAGTATGAAAATAGAGTTTATTAGTAAATCACAAAATGAAAGCTTTGCTAGAGTATCAGTAGCGGCCTTTGTATCCCAGTTAGATCCTACACTAGATGAATTAACAGATGTAAAAACTGCAGTTTCAGAAGCAGTGACAAACTCTATTATTCATGGTTATGAAAACAAAGAAGGTATAGTTAAGATTGAAGCTAGCATTAAAGGAAGGGAACTGATTTTAATAGTAGAGGATAATGGCATAGGCATAGAGAACATAGATGTGGCAATGCAGCCTCTTTATACCTCTAAGCCAGAATTAGAAAGATCAGGAATGGGATTTACTGTAATGGAGACATTTATGGATTCTCTTCAAGTGGAATCTGAAAAAAACAAAGGGACAAGATTGATTATGAAAAAAGTTTTTAATTCATTAAGTTAG